In Psychrobacter ciconiae, the following are encoded in one genomic region:
- a CDS encoding DUF485 domain-containing protein gives MDDSQVQRILNNPKFQEMVSRKRKLSWTLTAIMLVIYVGFMLLVGYNKPFLASSVSGGVTTWGIPLGLGIIVLSFILCGVYSYIANSKLDPLNEETLKEVEAIAHEKGMH, from the coding sequence ATGGATGATTCACAAGTTCAGCGAATTCTCAATAATCCGAAGTTTCAAGAGATGGTCAGCAGAAAACGCAAGCTGAGTTGGACGCTCACTGCCATTATGCTCGTCATTTATGTTGGTTTTATGCTGCTGGTTGGCTATAACAAACCATTTTTGGCAAGCTCAGTCAGCGGCGGGGTCACCACTTGGGGGATTCCATTAGGGCTTGGCATTATCGTTCTGTCATTTATTTTATGTGGGGTATATTCCTATATCGCCAACAGTAAGCTTGACCCGCTCAATGAAGAAACCCTCAAGGAAGTTGAGGCCATCGCACATGAAAAAGGAATGCACTAA